Proteins encoded together in one Cicer arietinum cultivar CDC Frontier isolate Library 1 chromosome 4, Cicar.CDCFrontier_v2.0, whole genome shotgun sequence window:
- the LOC101490043 gene encoding photosystem II D1 precursor processing protein PSB27-H2, chloroplastic, with product MAVTFAANMCSITSSKTKEGIKRFDIEDKLQSRSNIALLPPDASTRRHLSVSVGTSLITITCSYGLSPLMVWAEEKSADKEENDNGVVGAVKSLFDPNEKTKSGKVLPKAYLKSAREVVKTLRESVNEAPDDNAKFRRTADAAKESIREYLGSWRGNQTVAQEESYVVLVKAIKSLANFYSKAGPSAPLPEEVKSEILDYLNTAEEFL from the exons ATGGCAGTTACATTTGCAGCAAATATGTGTTCCATCACAAGTTCTAAAACGAAGGAAGGGATCAAAAGGTTTGACATTGAAG ATAAACTGCAATCCAGGTCTAATATTGCACTGCTTCCTCCAGACGCCTCAACTCGCAGGCACCTTTCAGTCAGTGTTGGCACTTCATTGATTACCATAACATGCAGTTATGGTTTATCACCATTAATGGTATGGGCTGAAGAGAAGTCAGCTGACAAAGAGGAAAATGATAATGGGGTTGTTGGCGCCGTCAAATCTTTATTTGATCCCAATGAGAAGACAAAGTCTGGAAAGGTGTTGCCAAAGGCTTACTTAAAGTCAGCAAGGGAGGTAGTGAAAACACTGCGTGAATCGGTAAATGAAGCCCCTGATGATAATGCCAAATTTAGACGGACTGCAGATGCAGCAAAGGAGTCGATTCGGGAGTATCTTGGTAGTTGGAGGGGAAATCAGACGGTTGCACAAGAG GAATCATATGTTGTTTTGGTAAAAGCAATCAAATCTTTGGCGAACTTTTACTCTAAGGCAGGGCCATCAGCCCCACTGCCGGAGGAAGTTAAGTCTGAAATATTAGATTACCTGAATACTGCTGAAGAATTCTTGTAG
- the LOC101490383 gene encoding imidazoleglycerol-phosphate dehydratase, chloroplastic, with protein MELTVIPQPQLHPKCLPSLCLKSRVCVFHTTPNPTSPPLQASIYSLNPRILTPFIHPRNISTAALTGGDKTSTFPIDSGSRIGEVKRVTKETNVSVKINLDGSGVADSSSGIPFLDHMLDQLASHGLFDVHVKATGDIHIDDHHTNEDVALAIGTALLQALGDRKGINRFGNFSAPLDEALVHVSLDLSGRPHLSYDLDIPTQRVGTYDTQLVEHFFQSLVNTSGMTLHIRQFAGTNSHHIIEATFKAFARALRQATEYDSRRHGTIPSSKGVLSRS; from the exons ATGGAGCTTACTGTAATACCTCAACCACAACTGCATCCAAAATGCCTTCCATCCCTGTGTCTCAAATCTAGGGTTTGTGTTTTTCATACAACACCGAACCCAACATCCCCACCTTTACAAGCTTCAATCTATTCACTCAATCCCCGCATTCTCACCCCATTTATTCATCCCAGAAACATCTCCACCGCTGCTTTGACGGGTGGCGACAAAACTTCAACTTTCCCAATTGACTCAg gtTCTAGAATTGGAGAAGTGAAAAGGGTTACCAAGGAAACTAATGTATCAGTCAAAATTAACCTGGATGGTTCTGGAGTTGCTGATAGTAGTTCTGGAATTCCCTTCCTCGATCATATGCTTGAT CAACTTGCTTCACATGGACTGTTTGACGTACATGTAAAGGCTACAGGTGATATACATATTGATGACCATCACACGAATGAAGATGTTGCTCTTGCTATTGGAACG GCTCTGCTGCAGGCTCTTGGTGATAGGAAGGGTATTAACCGGTTTGGTAACTTCTCTGCTCCACTTGATGAAGCATTAGTTCACGTTTCTCTG GATTTGTCTGGCCGACCACATCTAAGTTATGATTTGGACATACCTACTCAGAGGGTTGGGACATATGACACTCAG TTGGTGGAGCATTTTTTCCAGTCATTGGTGAACACATCTGGTATGACCCTTCACATTCGACAG TTTGCTGGAACAAATTCCCATCATATTATTGAGGCAACTTTCAAAGCATTTGCTAGGGCTCTTAGACAAGCGACAGAGTATGATTCACGTCGCCATGGAACAATACCAAG TTCAAAAGGGGTTCTGTCGCGTAGTTAA